ATTTATCAGCAAAGATAAATATGGTGGTTGCTACGTTTCTTATTAGCAAAGGAGCTATGGTGGTGGGAGAGGTTTCCATCATGCCCATGTTTTGATGGAGTATACTTTTTAGGCTTTTCTATCTGGTCATGTGAAGAAGAGAAACTATGTGGTTgtcttgtagttttttttttgttaagaatacaaggaaaataaatagaGGGGGTGCGGATGGTTTTGTTTTGGTACTTAGAGAGGTGAGAGATCGATGAAGTGATTACAGCTGTGTGTGGCTAAGGAGCAATTAATCACGACATGGTCAAGTCATAATTGGGTCATTTGATTGGAATATGTGGTGATTGGTAAGCACTAGTTCCATGAGATTTATTAGGGTTGTTAAAAAAAACgactaatatatattatttgcattattcaattcaataaaattagataatataaatatttataaatgatggtgaattaaaaaaaattaaaaatgaatatcaTGGGTCTATTAAACCTGGTCAATCTGATCCAACTCATATaccttataataataaatttaatttgttgaaatatgtcatatcttttttttgcaattgatttttatattttagttaattGATTTAGTTGATGTATCAAGCCTAAATTGTGTATTCCAGTTAGAGAATAgaagaataatataattgtaTAAAATAGTAATGGTTGTGTGTGTGAGCAGCAACCATcctttatgtatatatatgtttaggGTTATATGCGATAGTAATTGTGGAAAACATTGCACATGATAATTACACTATATATATGATAAGTTGAAGAGAGGGATTCCACTCGAAGCTTGGACCGAAAATGAGCAAAAGGTGTAGATGGTAGCAATTTGGTAAGGACATCAACTAGATGATCCTTCGAATAGATGAACCGAACTTGAATCTCCTTCTTGATAACTCAATCACGAACAAAATGGTAGTTCATCTGAACATGTTTAGCATGAACATAAAAGGCAAGGTTTACTAACATAAATGTTGCCCCTAATTATCGTACCATAAGGTAGTTATAGGTGGAGAAGAAAGACGAAGTTCTGACAGTAACAAACAAAGCCATAGGATTTCAGTAGTGCCATTAGCGAAGCCTTGTATTCGGCTTTTGTGAAGGATCTTGCAATAGTACGTTTCTTCCCAAATTTCAAAGAAACATTGTATTACTAAGATACACCAAATAACCACCAGtagattttttatcatcaacataaTCTGCATCAGTAAAGTCATAAAGGGACAGGGATGACCCTTGAGCAACATGTAAACTATAAGATGTCATAGCTTAAAGATAtcgtaaaatatatttaacagcCGCCTAGTAGTCCTTAGTAGGAGCATGCATGAATTGACACACCCTATTGACAGCATAACATATATCAAGTCTGGTAAAAGTAAGATACTGCAAAGCACTAGCAATTTGTCTATACTTAGTGGAATCAAAGAACGGAGCACCTGACAATATGGTCAACGTAGAAGAAGGGGATGGAGGAGTGTCAACAATTTTACAAGATGACATACCTACTCGTCAAATGATATCAGTAGCATATTTATGTTGACATAACATGTAGAATGCCCCTAAAGGTGGTTTTTACCTCAATGCCCAAGAAGTAATGCAAAGTATCTAAATCTTGAAGCTTGAATTCTAAGCTCAGTAGAGCAATCAATCGATGGAGTAACTTAGAGTTACTCTTGGTCAATAGAGTATCATCAATATACACAAGTAAATATAAAGGAGCACCACCAAAAAAGAGGATGAAGAGAGAGGTGTCAACCTTAGATGCTTGGAAACCAATGGAGAGCAGAAAGTCACTTAATCATTTGTATTAGGCCGGATGAGCTTACTTAATAACATATAGTGATTTATGAAGATGGCATACATATGGAGGAAAAATAGAGTGAACAGAACCATGGGGTTGGTCCATGTACACCTCTTCTTGAATGATGTCATTTAGAAAAGTATTGTAAACATCCAACTGATGAATCGGCCAACCATGAGAGACAACGATAGTAAGTACTAACCGAATGGTGGTAGGCTTGATTACGGTACTAAATGTCACTTAATGTCAATCCTTTCTTGTTGAGTGAACCCCATCGACACTAGCTGAGCTTTGTATCTCTCAACACTAGATAGTTGGGGGCATTGTTGTGCTAAATGCCCAAAACTATAACAAAGCTGACATTTTATTTTCCGCGGATTAGACCACTGACTGGAACTCCCAAAAAAATTGCCTTGTTACCCAAACTTTTATCCAACAAACtgtccaaaaccaaaaccattaCAGTTAATATTCTTACCAGAGTTATACCAATTTGTTCTATGATTGAGATAGCCACAATTATGATTTTTCCATCCTCCACGAAAATGACCCTTGCGACCagaattttgtttataattgttACCTGAAGACCATGATTGATGCTATGAGAGGAAGGCTGAGAGAGGTTGAGATGGTGTTGGTAGCAGTGGGACTGTCATGATGGGTTGAAGAGAAGCCTTGTGTAGAAACTCATCTATAAgaagatggctgtgaagattaGTGTATGAAATAGGTTCTGCTCTAATGGAGAGGATGGTAACTAGGTCCTTAAATTCTCCTATCAATCCATAAAATATGTAAAGGTTAAAATCTTCCATAAACAGTGGCCTACCAGCAACAACAAGCTCATTAAATAACATCTTGGCTTGCTGCAAATAAGCACTAACAGTGTTATCATTCTGCCTCGGGTCTTGAAATGATCCATGGAGTTGCATGATTTGTGAGTTAGAGGGTGAAGTAAGAGAAGTTTTAAGAGTTGTCCACAGACCATAGGATGTCTGGCAATCAATGACAAAATGCAGCACTTTAGTAGACAGAGACGATAGAATAACacttttaatcaattaatcttCCTACTTCCATGACAAGTATGACGGATTAAGAGCAGACAAAGCCATATCAGCAGATGGTACATATGTAAGGGGTATGGGAAAGATCCATCAACATCGGAGTACATACTTTGGCCTAACAAGTAAGGTTTCATCTACATCCTTCAATATAAGAAATCTGTgtatgataattttaaagagaTTACTTGTTGAGTGTTTGATAGAGGAACAATCTTGTGAGAGGGTATGGTTGTTGCTGTGAAATTAGAGGAAGGAACCATTGCAACATATTAGACGTGTGGGAAGGCAATAATTAAGGTGTTGTTAATGGCTGCAATAAAAGAATGAATGTCAAAGAAGAGTAATTCATTactagaagaaaaaatagtagTAGCAGCCGATACACCACTAGAGGGAAGGATTGTTGCAGCAAAAGAGAGAATTGATGCAACCATGTGAAAGTCTATACTTTGGGTGCTTACAGAGtccaaaatgaaaaggaatatCAAGTCTGCTCTAATACCAAGTTAAAGAATAGAAGAACAATATAATTGTATGAAATAGTAATGGTTGCATGTGTGAGAAAACACTGCACATTATAATTACACTATATATATGATAAGTTGTTCGTAATAATCAAAACTTATAACatgtttgagataatttattaaacCCAAATCTTGTTTCTAATTAAGCTCAATCCATGAAAATTAGTGATATAAGCTTAACTCGTAGATAACTATAATATCCATAAAAGATATAGATTAACTTAATATATTCAACtcatttacataaaaaaacataaaaattaaatgaataactATATTTATAAACACTCGTAAGATCTTATATAGTTGGCAACTTTGTTCTTTgatattatttgattgattaatatgaaaatttaatgaTTCATACTTTGGTTTGCGTAGGATTCATAATCAAAATTGCTACAATATCAATTGCCTGCTCAATTATCAATTCAATCAAACCATAAAGTTATAAGTATTGATCCAAGAATTTGATTATATCATATCTCAACTTGGGTTTAACAATTATTCCTTCTAGAATATTAGGTTAAGCATGTCAACTTAAATTAcaaatatagttattaaatttaacttgAAAGTATATAATCGAGATTATAAATTGTATGGGTTCCaaacaacattaatttaataataataaaaaagtcaaataaagttttaattgtaTCACAAATTCATCCATTACATCGACCAAATCTAttctatattaatattttttcatacaaaattagaagaagaatCGGTCGGGTCTTGAGTTCACTTTGACAGCCAGGCCAGATTTAATATTAGCTGTTACAGATCAATCTAGGCTGTGGAGCCGAAATCCGTAGTGTGAATAGGTAGAGTGCAGCTTTTGTTTAGAATAGCTTGTGAAACAAAGAATAGAGCTTTGGCTAAACTTGCTTgtattttgcttttcttttatagCCCAGCCACTTAAACATGGATGTGGCAGGCTTTCTCATGAATTGGATGGACGAAATGTTTTTATAGGTCAACTATGGACTGGTTTTGgtatcattgttattttttgtttttaaaacttttttttgtcaagtattttcattaattatcctgattttcatcttttcttttacgTATTTCTACCACTATtccttattttatgtttttaaaatctgTTTGCAAAATTCTAAACTCAATTATAATATTCAATTTActtctatttttcaattttgtcaatTATGTTTTTCCTAACAAAATTATACATAGTTTAATAATTGCAAACTAATAAggtgttttctaaaaaagaggggaagaagaagaagaagaaggaattgGTGATAGAATTTTCCTTGATGGAGAAGTCTTCAATATTCCTCCAAGTATATTCACTCCTTGATGATTACATTTAAGAAACAAATATCAGTAATTTCTACTCCAATATAATCCTCAGCCTCTTGAAACAGCATGTGACagcttccttttattttctttttacaagGAAGGGGACATGCTCAAAACTAGCCATGTCAATCACACCAGGACTTGATCAACCAAGATCCACCATGTTTTTTCGAATAGAGATTCCACAACTGATAGCCCACAAAGAGCTAGAAAAACATAAGCTATCCAAAAATAGGACTTGAATTCAGAGCCTCCTTGATCCTTGGCCAAGCCTTGACCATTTTTGCAACGTATAATAGCTTTTTGTTACATATTTTCAATCATCCTGTTTTAAGCAAATGCTCATCCTTGATTCTTGCCATGGATGAAATCTGTCAAGGATCctggagatggagatggaaaTGCGGCTGAATCAATGAGGAATGATTTTAAGTGCTTAGCAAATTCCTTGGCCTTCTCTAAATTAACTGCATGTCCTGCATTCTTAATGATCACTAGCTGAGAACTTTCTCCCACATGCCTGTAAAAGAGCAGTGCAAGAATTTAAACTGCTAGGAAATAGTTGATTGCAGGAAAAAAAGACTCAAATTTTCAGAAATTCAAATGCCAAAATCAACAAAGAGTTTTGTTTTAACCTTTTCAATCTGTGCCCCAATTCCACAGGGAAGATTTGGTCTTTCTCTCCCCATATTATTAACGTTGGCTGCTTTGCaggacaaaaaagaagaagaaaagaaactgtTTTAAAGATTCATTAACACATCCTTTAGCACCATTGCCTCCTATGGTGTCAAGTGTCAGAGGCTATAAATTGGCACAAAATCAAGGATTTGAACTAGATAGGTCAAGAATGGTAAGGAACCTGAGTGATCTTTGGTAGAACAGAAAGGTTTCGACCATGAAGTATGGCTTGGATCAATTCCCTCTTCTCCTTAACATAATCTGTACACATAACCTGTCAGAGAAGAAACATTGCAGACTGTAAACCGAAAGATTATCATCAATGTATCGAAGGGTAATTGTTCTTGCTTATTGGGCCTAACCTCcgaaaaaaatccattaaatgTAATAATTCACAGAAGGTTAGAAGGACTTGCATCAATAAAATCTGTGAGAAAGAAAGACGGTATGCCTACGGCAGGTTTGACAAACGAAAACCGCATCAACTCCCTCAATTTCTCTGCTGTCTGTGGCAACAAAATGCTGGCTGCTTCATCCAAATTTGGAACAGCAAACAAACCATTGCCCATATCCTTTTCTTCCAAGCAAACCCCAGCGCAACACAACAcaactttttctattttctcttgAAACTGTGCAGCCATGCTATACCCCACAAATCCTCCATAGCTGATCCCAACAAGGTTCATTCTTTGCACCCCGTGTGCCTCCATTAGCCTCATAACGCATTGAGCCTGGAAAGACTCGGTTCTTTCAGGCCTGGATGTGTAGGACTCACCGAAGAAAAGAAGGTCCGGAACATAGACATTGAAACGTGATGTGAAGATATGGAGATGCTGGCCATATTGCCACATTGCATTGGCTCCAAAGCCATGGAGAAGCAGAAGACTGGGTTTCGATGATTTGATGATTCTTGGTACCCAACAATGCATGATGGTGCCATCTCCCAGATTTGCGGAGTGGGCACGAAGACCGGCCTTGGCGAATGAGTAGCGGTAGAACCAATCCCGGGATGCTGTAAAGCTGAAACATTTTGACATCATGTTTCTTGATATATGTATGAAAATCagaatatataattatgtatgATTCTTGAATTCTTGGCTTTCAGTCCTAGCAATCTACAAAGACAAAAAACATCCGAGATTGTacctaacaatttttttttttttttttgcactaaCAGGATCGAAAACTTTAAATCCTTTGTCTTTTGTTTCAATGGTCAAGTGACCATAAAAAAAGTTAGTAAACAGATATAATTGGAAAAGACTCTTCCCAACAATTCggaatcaaaaaaaaaagtgcactACTTTTAATGATActcacaaaaaatttaaaaacaaattatatattaaccaaTTGGATTAGTGATATATTAGATCATTGGTCAGAATTGCAggtgattaaattttttaacataaaaaatatatttaagcaTTATTAACttgctttttaataattttttaatcattaactaaaattacaatatatattggataatatctttttttaatattaatatgaagatttattggatgatattttttaaaaaatattaagataatgatATATTGGATCGATtcaagttaacctatcaaatttgTGACTTGAATCATGCAATtgtgataaccctataaaaagcaaattaaaataatttataaaagtcgATTCTTAATCagtcaatgttaaaggataaaattaaaaataaaacgaggacaaaaaaattaatcaagttaactcgaattaatttgtcaaactcaCAATATGGAtaatgagatcaggataacccTATAGCatgcaagttaaaaaaatatatatgaaactcaattttcaattaatttaattttgaaggataaaattaaaaaaatatatttaattataaaaaggataaaaaaacaactcaaatcaACTagggttaacctgttaaatctaTAACTTGGGTtatgagactaagataactttataaaaataaaataaaaaagactacGAAGCtctatttctaataaattcaatgttgaatgttaaaatcaataaaaaaaaattaaatacatgagatcaagataactccatcgaattcaaataaaaaaaattatgaagttcaattaaaaaaaatattaaactaaaaaaggataaaaaagtcAACATGCCAAACCCGCAATTTgagttataaaattagaataaccctatagaaagcaaagcaaaatatgaagatcaaatttttaGCGattcaatattgaaagatgaaatcataaaaaaaaaaagtcatttagaaaaaataagctaaaaaaattatctaagtcaactcaagttaacttacTAAACTCACAATCTATGTCATCAAAGTGAGGTAAATTtctaagaacaaataaaaaattttatgaagtCCCACTTCAAACTGATCTAATAATAAaggttgaaatcaagaaaaaaaaaatattaaatctttgaGATTGATATATAacccaaaagaaagaaaataaaaaaaattacgaaatATAATTCCCaaaacaacttaatattaaaggaaaaaatgcaaaaaaaaaaaaaaaaaagattgaattgttgaaaggtaaaattaaaataaaaaataaaaaatatatattataatgaataatgttttgtgaTTGTTGCTATGATGATTTAGCTataccttttaatattttattaattatgaatattttattaattatgaagtataatttctaaaacaacttaatatttaagtaaaaattaataaataaataaaaggttgaTTGTTGAAGGGTGAAGGGTGAAgggtgaattgaaaaaaaaaaaaacaaaataaaatactagTGTGTCTACGATAATTTAGCCACATCCtttgatattttgttaataattcCATGAATTGTTTCTAATGTGGTCCTTCTCCTAATTTTATTATCCCCTATTGCATCATTAGTCAAGAATGTGATTGATACCTTGGATTATgacaatgtttatttttactttttattttataaacactATGGTGAACGACACACcgaatgaattttttaaaatgataatgatgataatacGAAGTTAACCCGGTAGATGATTTGACCAATATTctttaatgtgtgtgtgtgtgtgttgggggGGGGGTATGCCtttgacaaaacaaaaaaaaaaagagagaaatatgtTGTATTTAGAAGTATTTACACCCTGTTTCTTTTGATTAGGTTCTAGCTGGTGAAGTCTTGAATGGTTGCAGTTTGAGGTGGATGGTAAGAACAGATGTGTGAAGTTTTATGATAGGCTAGCTGTTGATTGATGGAAAAAGCAATGATCCATGCTAGTTCATATTGGAGCTTAACCTGGTGAATTACATCATCAGCCCTGGAAAGGGCTTGCTTGTGTGTTGGGGAAGCGCAAGAACCTGGAGAAGATTCATTTGGACATGTGTGTTGGAGTCAGAGATTGAGATACTATAGGCTTAGCGAAAAACACTAGTAATCTTCGCGCAATTTCTCTCCGAGTTCCTTCAGATTTCTCTCTGCCACTTCTGATGAACAGTTCACTAAGATTAAGCAGATGAGAGTCCTGGCTCAGAACTGTTCAGTGCTTGATTCTGTCTGGTCCCTTATCTTCATTTACACAAAATGGAATCCTCAATTTAATTCAGATGTGCCCAATTCAGGAACTCACTTTAGACCATGTGTATTCCTTCAATGGCGTTGGCATGGAAGTTCATTGTTCAGCTCAAAATCTTGGAACCCGAGAGCTTGTCAGATGTCAAGAAATTAGATTAGCGATGCCCTCTACAGCTTGGGAGCCACTTTCCTCGTTTGTGCgtattatgattaaaaaaatattagggagTTTCTGGTGATGGATGGGGCCCTCTTATTAGGAGATACAAATTGGAATTCTTAGCTGTTGAAGATTGCCCTCAAATTTCTGAAAGGGGCGTTCAAGGAGCTGCAAGATATGAGTCATTCCGGCAAGACTTGTCCTGGATGTTTTGAACTTGTACTggactaaaaaagaaaaggagtacgcattaaatttattcaatcttcAATGCATTTCTGTAAGTGATCATCATTTACAATTAGATCAAAATCCTGTTTTCAGGATCTGTTGTTGTATGATCGTTACTTCTAGCAGTTGGATTATTTGGCTGTGATTGTAAAATATGTAATCCTGTAATGGACCACCAATTTGTGGAATAGTAGCATGATCCTTGTGGATTTATTATGAAATAACATTTTGAAACTTCGATTTACTttcatttgagatttttatcACTTGAAAGTTCGAGAACCTTTACTCTAAGCATACATGTTTTGGAATTGATAGAACTTGTTTGCAGAACTGGTCGGAAGGGCATTCCTAAACAAATGAAACTGAAACGTCTGACAAACTATTTTCCATATATGCACATCCACAATGCAGGGCATCTGTCTCCATTGTTATTCAAGGACCTGCAGTTTCAAAAACATAAGTGGTTTCCGGTTtcgtttaatttgttttcctcAGCAGTGTTGAAGGATCTGGACATGAACTCAGTGAGCGAGGATGGTGTCAACACCAGGCTTTGAACACAAAGAAGATACTATCAAACACTCAAACAAACAATATTCAGAATTCAATGAAATACAAGTGGATAAGACTGGATTACAAACTAggaacaagagaaaaaaatgggGAGAAAACGAAGGAAGGCAGAAAAGAAATGTTACgaattataaaactaatttgCGATTCTGTGCAATATGAAGTAGCGATGAAGAAAAGCATTGTTTTTGTAGCTTCATTCTGCCATCTCCGCAGCTCTTTCTACCAGTTTTTTCTCCCTATGTAGTCATTTTACTGACCGGCTCTGCTAGTATCGAGAGGCCGCTTATCCAGAAACGGGCAGTCAACAACTCGGACATCCTTCACTGATGGTAGTGGCAGGCCATTCCAATAGAAGCTTTTTAGATTTGGCAAGGATACTAGTTCGACAGCTTTGAGTTTTGCAAATGGGTTTAGATTTTCCACCAACTCAGGAACCTCAGGCAGTTTCTCAACACTTGCTACCTCTACCAGTTTAGGGCAGTTTGATAAACTAAGAAATGTAAGGTTTTGAGCAAGTATAAGCCATGTCAAGTTACTCAATTTCAAGCAATTTTCCACATATACACTGGAGAGGCTGCGGAAGGGTCTCTCGGTTGTGGCCACTTGGGCAAGGTTGTTGATAGCTTGCATCTTTTGTAGTTC
This genomic interval from Populus alba chromosome 1, ASM523922v2, whole genome shotgun sequence contains the following:
- the LOC118055262 gene encoding uncharacterized protein, whose product is MSKCFSFTASRDWFYRYSFAKAGLRAHSANLGDGTIMHCWVPRIIKSSKPSLLLLHGFGANAMWQYGQHLHIFTSRFNVYVPDLLFFGESYTSRPERTESFQAQCVMRLMEAHGVQRMNLVGISYGGFVGYSMAAQFQEKIEKVVLCCAGVCLEEKDMGNGLFAVPNLDEAASILLPQTAEKLRELMRFSFVKPAVGIPSFFLTDFIDVMCTDYVKEKRELIQAILHGRNLSVLPKITQPTLIIWGEKDQIFPVELGHRLKRHVGESSQLVIIKNAGHAVNLEKAKEFAKHLKSFLIDSAAFPSPSPGSLTDFIHGKNQG